AGGTTGGTGAACCTCTCCCTCTCCTCTGCACACGTATCCTTTTTCCCAACTTCTTCTCACTTCCCAAGCAGATTACAATACGCCTAGCCTTATGGCGACGTCCGCCGCGTTATAGCCGGGCTCAAGTCTTACATAAGCCTTCTTCTTTCCCTTACCAGTATATGTGATGTTCACTTTTCTCACCTTAACATCGTATAGTTCTTCAACTGCCCTCTTAACATCCTGTTTATTAGCTTTATCGTTTACAATGAAGACGAGTTTGTTTTCAGTCTCCAATAGTCTGCTGGTAACCTCAGTCATCAGCGGGTATAATATGATCTCTTCAGGGTTCATTTGTGATTCCTCCTTCAATGCTTAAGGTCTCTCAACTCCTCTATTGCTGGTCTAGCCCATACTGTGAGTCTTCCAGGATGGGTTCCAGGGGCAAGTATTTCCGGATTCAAATCCTTAACGTATGCTACGTCGACGCCTGGAAGATTCCGCGCAGCCTTAACGATCCCGTCGTCCTTTGATATCACGATTAATGGGCCTACGGCCATTTTCAGTCTTCTTCCCCGCATCTTCCCCTTACCAGCACGCACCTTGATGCTTTCCTCAACTCTGTATACGTCCGGCCATATCCCCAAGTTTACGAATACAGACTTCAGGTCCTGCGTCCTCTTTATGCTTTGAATATCCTCGGTCACTATGAGCGGCAGGTCTGGAACTCCGTCAACCTCATGTCCCCTCTTAGCTATGATCTCCTTCATGCCCGTAGCCGCTATTGCCGAGAAGAGTGCGAGACGCCTCTCCTTCTTAGGTATCTTCTTCTCGATCTTCTTATCAACAACCGGGGGGTGGGCTGGTCTCCCTCCGACGGTTCCAGGTGCGAATGCTGCTCTCCTCGAATCTCTAAGTCTCGGAACCCTTGATATGCCATGGTTGACACCCCATGACTCAGCGGTCGTCCGCTTTCCAGCCATCTTATCTCTCCCCTGCGGCTGAATCCTATGTGATTGTATGGCGATGACAGCTCTCTTTATGACATCGGGTCTTAAGGGCGTTCGAAATACTTCTGGCAGCCTAACCTTGTCAACAGGTTTTCCTTGCAGATCGAAAATTTTCGAAGTGACTTTGCCCATAGTCCCCCTCCAAACTAAGCTCCCTGAGGCGATGCAAGCGACACATATGTAATCTGAGGAGCTTGAACAGCGATCTTAGGCGGTCTTGCCGGATATCTCATCCTGATGAGCCTCTTTGCAGGACCTGGAACGCTTCCCTTCACCATCACATATGGGCCTTTAACTTGGCCGTAGCGTAGGAAGCCGCCTGCCAGCGTGATCTCCTTTCCTATCTTGAGTATACGCTTGTTAAATTCTGTTCTCTGGTGATAACCCATTTGCCCTGCCCTTGGAACAGTGTATAATACTCTTCCCGGACCCCAGGCTCCAAGCGTGCCTATCCCCCTCTTCGTCTTGTTTGACTTATCCTGGAGTATTCTTACACCCCACCTCTTGACCACGCCCTGCCATCCCTTACCCTTTGTCACGGCTATAACGTCTATAAATTGGCCCTCCTTAAAGACCTCTTCTACCGAAATAGTTTTTCCCAGAATATTCTTGGCATATTCAAACTGTTCGCCAATTGTTCCCCCACCGATCTTAACCTCCATAAGGTCAGGCTTCTTCTTGGGAACGCCTGCAAGCCTAGGCTGCGTCGCCATAATAACGCGGAATTCGACAATCTTATCCAAGTTTGCCTCGATCTTCTTCAAACCATCTTCACTGTTACCCTTTTTCAACACAACTTTAAGCCTATCAAAATCTTTTGGCAGATCAGCAGCCCAGCATTCGGAGAGAGTTCTCAACCCATTTACATCCTTCGTGTAAGCCCTGAGGGAGCAGACAAGCATCGGAGGCGCATCAATAACCGTGACTGGACATGCCACCTCCTTACCAAAGTTAGGTGAACGCTGTCTATCCTCAATAATAAAGATGTGTGTTGTCCCAGCCTTGTAACCCGCAAATCCTAGGAGTGTGGGTCCCCCTTCAACCTCGGGCCAGAACCTTATCCTTCCCTTAGGTCTTGAAGCCCGTCCCCTAGGCAGATATGCTAGGGAACCCCTTCTTGGAGCATTCTTTTTCCTATGGCCCACCGGTCTCCAGCCTCTTTAACCTCTTTCCAAACGGATAGCAAGTATGAACATGAAGAAACCGTATATAAACCTTGTTTTCCGGATATAGTTACTTCGAATTTTTAATTAGTTTGCTTTTCTTTTAGCTCAGAAAGTATTGGGATCTCTTTCAGGTGATGGTGTGATATTTTCTCCCAAATTATCCCCCTCGGCTTTTCTCTTTCACTCTCGACTATTATAACCTTTGTAGGTGTTAGTATCGCGTCGACAATTAGGTCGTGATCCTCGCATGGGAGATTCTCAACGACCTGTATGTCGTGGACCGTTGTGAATACAGGTGTATCCTTGTCTACTGCTCCTACCTCTCTAAGTATCGCGTATTCTAGTTCGCAGTATCCTCCGCCCTTGCCTACCCGTTTCCCATTTGGCGTTACGGCTACTGATCCCACGATTACGAGATCGATTCTAGGCATCTTCTCTAGGGGGCATATTTCACCATATTTGAATGCTCCTCCAATTGTTGATGCCTCCAAGCAACTGGCTGCAACTCGGTCTGGATTTAGAAGCATGAACCCCCTTCTCAGCCTTGGCGTGGGCATTATCAGCGTTTTTCTGTCGGATAGAACCATAGCCCTTACTGGATGCTGGGGCGCATCAGGATTAACCTTTACAACTCTTGCATCCATATACTCTTTGAGGTCCATAAGCCTCCTTGCCGCCTTTTCCGCTCCCTTAAAATTAGGTATTCTGCCATAAACTGGTCTAGGAAAACTTGTTACGCCCTTCTCCTCCATGAGCGACCAGATTCTTCTTCTGATGCTTTCCTTCTCCTCTTTTATGTCGCTCATGTATGGTTTATCACATCCTCTACAGTGCTCTTTTCGTAGTGGCGTCTACGATCCGCTGTATATCCGCCTCCAGCTCCTTAGGTAACCCGAAGATGCTTACGTCCATGAAGCCTCTTACAATAAGGGCTTCAGCCTCCTCCTCTGTGAAGCCTCTTGCCATGAGATATAAGATCTGCTCCTCAGCTATCTTTCCAACAGCGGCTTCATGTGATAGTTCAGCGCCAGGGGCCTTCGCGAGGAGCTCCGGAACAGCGTATATCACTGCCTTGTCTGAGAGCAGTAGACCCCTGCATTCAAGGTGTGCTTTGCAATCGTCATGCTCCCCCTGAAGGAAGCCTCTTGAGTAAATCTGCGAGTTGTCTGAGGCGATTGCTCTCGTTATGACTTCCCCCCTGCACTTCTCATTTTGGAGTACAACTTTTGCTCCAACATCGATGTAGGAGTCTCCTGATCCGTATATGATGCTGTTAAAGCTAACTCTCGAGTTAGCGCCCCTACAGTATGCAACCGGATACATTTGTATGCTCCTAAGCGGTTTGAAGCACATGTAATTGCTGACAAAGGACGCGTTCTCCTCTAAGGCGGCGGCTGACCTAGGTCGCGAATCGAATTCTTGGGCCCAGTTATGTATCATTGTGAATGTTACCTTTGCGTCTTCTTTGATGTAGAACTCCGTTATTCCAACATGTAATCCTCTCCGAACATTCTTGTGGACGGTGCATCCCGTTATTATCTGGGCTTCTGACCCGGGCTCCGCGATGATGACGTTATGGACGTTCTGGTTTAGGTTGTCTGTTGAGATATAGATGCAAGCCTGGAGTGGGATTGTGACCTTCTGATCTTCTAATATCCTAATAAAGTATCCCTGATCCCAATTGAGGTTCGCTAGGGAGGTGTACTTATCCATGTCAGCGGGGATCAGTTTCCACCAATAATCCCTGAACCAGTCATACTTCTTGAGGGCTTCCCTAGTGCTCAGCATCTCAATCTTGTCTTCGAAGATCTTTGAGACTGCTCGTGATATAACTGAGTGGTCAAGCTGGAAATAGGTTGCTGAACGTGAGCCCTCGCTTGGAACAACTCCGACCTCAAGAGCCCTCTCAATTATCTCTCTTGGAAGCTTGGATACTGGGCATGGCGTCCACTCCCTTC
The Candidatus Bathyarchaeota archaeon genome window above contains:
- a CDS encoding 50S ribosomal protein L23, whose product is MNPEEIILYPLMTEVTSRLLETENKLVFIVNDKANKQDVKRAVEELYDVKVRKVNITYTGKGKKKAYVRLEPGYNAADVAIRLGVL
- the rpl4p gene encoding 50S ribosomal protein L4 — encoded protein: MGKVTSKIFDLQGKPVDKVRLPEVFRTPLRPDVIKRAVIAIQSHRIQPQGRDKMAGKRTTAESWGVNHGISRVPRLRDSRRAAFAPGTVGGRPAHPPVVDKKIEKKIPKKERRLALFSAIAATGMKEIIAKRGHEVDGVPDLPLIVTEDIQSIKRTQDLKSVFVNLGIWPDVYRVEESIKVRAGKGKMRGRRLKMAVGPLIVISKDDGIVKAARNLPGVDVAYVKDLNPEILAPGTHPGRLTVWARPAIEELRDLKH
- a CDS encoding 50S ribosomal protein L3; translated protein: MGHRKKNAPRRGSLAYLPRGRASRPKGRIRFWPEVEGGPTLLGFAGYKAGTTHIFIIEDRQRSPNFGKEVACPVTVIDAPPMLVCSLRAYTKDVNGLRTLSECWAADLPKDFDRLKVVLKKGNSEDGLKKIEANLDKIVEFRVIMATQPRLAGVPKKKPDLMEVKIGGGTIGEQFEYAKNILGKTISVEEVFKEGQFIDVIAVTKGKGWQGVVKRWGVRILQDKSNKTKRGIGTLGAWGPGRVLYTVPRAGQMGYHQRTEFNKRILKIGKEITLAGGFLRYGQVKGPYVMVKGSVPGPAKRLIRMRYPARPPKIAVQAPQITYVSLASPQGA
- a CDS encoding 5-formyltetrahydrofolate cyclo-ligase gives rise to the protein MSDIKEEKESIRRRIWSLMEEKGVTSFPRPVYGRIPNFKGAEKAARRLMDLKEYMDARVVKVNPDAPQHPVRAMVLSDRKTLIMPTPRLRRGFMLLNPDRVAASCLEASTIGGAFKYGEICPLEKMPRIDLVIVGSVAVTPNGKRVGKGGGYCELEYAILREVGAVDKDTPVFTTVHDIQVVENLPCEDHDLIVDAILTPTKVIIVESEREKPRGIIWEKISHHHLKEIPILSELKEKQTN
- a CDS encoding SufD family Fe-S cluster assembly protein, with the protein product MSKDKEDVSRERDKPAKLGLDLDIQKFSRQGREWTPCPVSKLPREIIERALEVGVVPSEGSRSATYFQLDHSVISRAVSKIFEDKIEMLSTREALKKYDWFRDYWWKLIPADMDKYTSLANLNWDQGYFIRILEDQKVTIPLQACIYISTDNLNQNVHNVIIAEPGSEAQIITGCTVHKNVRRGLHVGITEFYIKEDAKVTFTMIHNWAQEFDSRPRSAAALEENASFVSNYMCFKPLRSIQMYPVAYCRGANSRVSFNSIIYGSGDSYIDVGAKVVLQNEKCRGEVITRAIASDNSQIYSRGFLQGEHDDCKAHLECRGLLLSDKAVIYAVPELLAKAPGAELSHEAAVGKIAEEQILYLMARGFTEEEAEALIVRGFMDVSIFGLPKELEADIQRIVDATTKRAL